CCTAAGTCTGTAAATGTTACATCGTAAATTGATTGGTTGTTTAATATATCAAATACATAAATAATTTTTCTTTCATTGTTTATTAAAGTATCTTTTTTATAATAGTTTCCTTTTAAAGTATCGCTTCTTCCAATATATTTTTCGCCTGACTTTTTAACCCCTAAATTATTACCAATTGAATTTGAAATAAGATTTTTGTCTTCTTCACTTAAAACTAAATCAATTGGTGAGTCTTGATCTTCAGCTTCACGTTTATAGTTGATATTAAATTTTAAAGTCGAGTCAAATAGTAAGTTTGTATTATTTATTTCTAAATATGATTTTGAATAATTTTGATTAATATATTCAAAATCTACCTCTATTCTATTATTTGATGTAATTAATTTTTTTGGTTGAAAGAAGACTTCTCCATTGGAATAATCTATTATATAATCATTATTTACGCCTCTAGTTAACAATAATCCATCTAAAAATATTTTTTCAGATCCTGCTATTACAACTAATTTGTTTTCACCTTTAGCATTAAATAACTTATATGGTCCTTGATCACTTTCTCTTCCTTGAATAATTTGAAAATTCCTTTCACCAGGTGATATTCCTGCAACTATTGTTGATTTACTACCGCTCAAATAATTAAACGATGTTTTTACTCCTTGGAGTCTTTTATCTAACTTACCTTGATTGTTTAGTTCAGTTGAAAACTTCCCAATTACCGCATTTACTATTGGTGATTTAAATTCTATAAAAATATTATCTATCTCTTTTATAGTTTGTGATGTACCTTCTGGCTGAATTGGAGTTTGCTCATCACTAAGAACTCCTAATACATCAACATTATCAGAGATATTACCACTAAACTGAATTTTTAAGCCACTTTGTAAAGTAAGATCTCGATTTGTTCCTATAGTTAATCCTCTAATTATAGATCCACTTCTCTTAAAATCTTTACCAAAATAATTATTAGAATTTGAGAGTTTTATTTCATTAAAAGCTCCATTCGTATCATTATTCCTTGTTATTGTTTTAGCAACTGGTTTTATTATTTGGTAGCTGTTTTCAATATTAAAATTTACATAATTGTAATTTATTGTCAGACAAAATGAGTCATCATTTCTTTTATCATCTAATACTCTTATGTCTCTAAAGAATTTTGAGAAAATGATAATCCCATTTTTATAATTAATATCAAAATCTAATGGATTTGATAATTCATATTCATTTTCTTTTGTAAGTTTTATACTATTTAATAAAATACAATCGTTTGGTAGTTTCAATACTGAATCTTTTTTTGAAATACAAAAATTAACTTTTTTATATATCCCTTGACAATATATACTCTGTAATGTTGTAATAAATAAAACTAGTATTACAATTTTATATTGCAACACTAACTTCAAATTATATTTATAATGATTGTTAATTTATTTAATTTAATTTTGCGATAGAACTTTTACAATATACTAATATATCTTAACTGAAGTCATATTTTATTCTTGAGATATTTTAATATTATATAATATAATTAATATTAAGACTTTTAATATTTTAGAATTAATTATCAATTTATTTTGTTTATAAAATTTACCTTTAAGTTTCTCTTACTAAAATTTAATTATAATTAATTATATTTTTATTTATTTTCAATTTCCAATAAATATAATTTAATCAAAAATGTTGATACTATAATTGCTTTAGCTACACCAAAAGGGATAGGTGGTGTTTCTATTGTTAGACTTAGTGGTAAAGATTCTTATCTTATTACCGATAAGTTTATAAAATTACGTAACAAAAAATCTATTGCCGTTATTACAAGTAGAAAGTTGTATAATTGCTTTGTATTAGTCAACAACGAACAAATAGATAATTGTTTAGTTGTACGTTTTCAAGCGCCTTATTCTTTTACAGGAGAAAATGTTGTTGAATTACATCTGCATGGCAACCCTTTTTTAGTTGATTTGATAATTCAGATTGCTGTTGATTATGGAGCTAGACTTGCTAAACCAGGTGAATTTACTAAACAGTCTTTTTTGAATGGCAAAATTGACCTTACTCAAGTTGAAGCTCTTGCTTTTTTGATTCAATCTGAGTCGCAACAAGCTCTTATTATTTCTCAAAAACAGTATAATGGTGAATTAAATACTAAATTAATTAGTTTTAGAGAACAAATTATTCAAATACTCTCTTATATAGAGCTTGAATTGGACTTTGTTGAAGATGGTTACTCATTTTCTAATTCTGATGTTTTAGACAAATTATTATCCGATTTAAAATTGTTTTGTACTTCTCTTTTATTGTCATATAATTCCTCAAATTGGATTAGTCAAGGACCTAGAATTTTATTGATGGGAAGACCTAATGCCGGTAAATCTAGTTTATTCAATTCATTTCTGGGTTATTCAAGATCATTGGTTAGTACTCAAGCAGGTACAACAAGAGATTACATTGAAGAAAAGATTATTTATAGTGGACTTTCAATGAGATTTATAGATACAGCTGGTATTCGTCAGACCACCGATCATATTGAATCAGAAGGGGTTAGATTGGCTCAAGAGTTGATTTCAATGTCAGATCATGTTATTTATTTAATTGATTCTTCCGATAAACTAAATTTAAAGAGTGAAATATTAAATTTTACAACTTTAACTATTCAATATCCTGTCATAAAGTTTAAAATTGTTTTTACAAAAAGCGATTTATTATTAGAAAATCAAAAACAAAATATAGTATTTGATTGTATTTATTGTTCAATTTATAAAACTGAATCTATTATTGGCTTGCTTAATTATTTATTCAATAATTATTCTATTAATAACACTGAACAAATTGCATTACTAAATCAAAGACAATTTTTAATAATTAAGGGTATTGAAAATCATTTAGTTGGATTATCAGTTGATTTAAAAAATTCTGAATTACTTTCTGCTGACCTAAGATACATTCTTATGTTGATTTCCGAACTAACTGGCGAGACATCTAATGAAGATATTCTCAATAATATATTTTCTTCTTTCTGTATAGGGAAGTAAAAAAGTTCCACGTGGAACAATTAATTGCATAATGATGATTAAAAATAAATATGATGTAATAGTAATTGGTGGTGGTCATGCTGGAATTGAAGCATCTTCTGTTTCAGCTAGGTTGGGTTGTGAAACAGCATTGATTACTATGAAATTTGATACAATTGGTAGATTATCTTGTAATCCTGCAATTGGTGGAATGGCAAAGGGACAGTTGGTATGTGAAATAGATGCTTTAGGAGGAGAAATGGCTAAATTAGCAGATAAGTCTGGTATTCAGTTTAAAATGTTAGGTACTTCAAAAGGACCAGCTATGTGGTCTCCAAGATCTCAAAATGATAAGGATCTTTATCCATTTTATGCTCAAAAAAGGCTTACTGAAATTGATAAATTGGATATACTTGAAGGGATAGTTGATGATGTTTGCGTTGAAAATGGAAAAATAATTGGTGTTGTATTTTCTGATTTAAAAGGAATCAAAATTAAATTAAGAACCTCTGGTGTGATTTTATGTAGTGGTACATTTTTATGTGGAGTAATGCATACAGGCGAATCTCAAATTATGGGGGGGAGAGTTGGTGAAAATTCTGCTAATAATATTAGTGGGTCACTTAAAAATATAGGATTTGAATTGGGAAGACTTAAAACAGGTACTCCTCCAAGAATTGACAAGAAATCGATCGATTTTGCAAATTGTAGAGTTGATTCCGGTGATTCAAATCCAATTCCTTTCTCAAAAACTACAATTTCAGTCGAAAACAAGATATCATGCTATGTTACCAATACTAATAGTGAAACTCATGAAATCTTAAAAACAGGTTTTGATAGATCACCAATGTTTTCTGGAAGAATTAAGGGAACGGGTCCAAGATATTGTCCATCAATAGAAGATAAAATATTTAGATTTGCTGATAAAGATAGTCATCATATTTTTTTAGAACCAGAAGGGTTAAATACTGATTCAATTTATGTGAATGGGTTTTCTACTTCTTTACCACAGGATATTCAAATAAAAGCTTTGAAAAGCATTTCAGGTTTGGAAAAATGTGAAGTACTAAGATGGGGATATGCTGTTGAGTATGATTATATACCCCCATATCAATTGCATCGAACACTTGAAAGTAAATATGTTTCTGGACTTTATTTTGCAGGGCAAGTTAATGGAACTTCTGGTTATGAAGAAGCAGCTGCTCAAGGTTTAATGGCAGGTATTAACTGTGTTTCCAAGATAAAAGGGAATAAAGGTATAATTTTAGATAGATCTCAAGGTTACATAGGTGTATTGATGGATGATTTAAGCGTTTTGAGTACAGATGAACCTTATAGAATGTTCACATCAAGAGCTGAGTATAGATTAATTTTAAGAAGAGACAATGCAGATATTAGATTATCAGAAATTGGATATGAATTGGGTTTGATTGATTTAAAAAGAATTTCTAAAGTAAGAGAAAAAATACAAAATATTCAAACAGCTGAAAGTATTTTAAAAAGTTTTAATTGGACTATAATTAATGAAAGTGAAAGGATCAAAGGTTGGAATTACTTAAAAAGACCTGAAGTAACAACTGATTATTTTTTAAATAGTAATGATTCACCAGAATTGTTGAAATCCTTATTAATAAATGAAGAAGTTGCTGAGCAGATAAATATAAATGCTAAATATGAAGGCTATATATTAAAACATAATGCAGAAATCGAAAAATTTAAAACAATGGAGTCAACTTTTTTACCAAATTACTTAGATTATTCAAAAATTAAGTCACTTTCTTCCGAAGGTAGAGAAAAGTTAACTAAAATTAATCCTGTAACTTTTGGACAAGCTTCAAGAATAAGTGGCGTAAGTCGATCAGATTTATCAATATTGATGCTATACACAAAATAGAATAAGTTCCACGTGAAACAATTATGAAAGTATTAATTATAGGATCAGAAGGGTTATTAGGTCAAAAGGTTGTAGAAATATTAAAAAGGGAAACCAATTGGACAATAGTTGAGGTTAATTCAAAAGGTATATTTGATAATGGAGTTTTAGAAGAATTTGACACTTTAAGTAGAAAAGATTGGAAATTAAAAATTTCTAATTTTAAAGAAAAACCAACTATTTTTATTAATTGTGCAGCAAAAACTAATGTTGATGTCTGTGAAGATGAAAAAAATATTACCTGGAAAAATAACGTAGATATAGTAGAAATAATAGTAGAAATTTGTAGAAAATTAGATGCAAAATTAATTCAAATATCTTCTGATTATATATTTAATGGAAAAAATGGACCATATTTAGAAGAATCTCAACCAAATCCAATAAATTATTATGGAAAGTCAAAATTAGCTGCAGAAAACATATGTATAAAATCAGGAATTGATTTTGCTATAATCAGAACTATGTGGCTATATGGATTTAGTAAATCTGGAAAAAAAGACTTTGTTTGTTGGGTTTTAGAATCATCAAAATTGAATAAACAGTTGAAAATAGTTGATGATGAATTTGGTACTCCTACATTTATTGATGATATCGCCATTGGAATTATGAAAATTATTGAGTATAATTATAATGGTATTGTAAATATAACTGGGAATAAAGTATTTTCAAGATATGAATTAGCATTGTTAATAATAAAAAAATTTGAACTTTCTACAAATTTGATACCTATTAAAGAACAAGAGTTAGGTAGAAAAGCAAAAAGACCATTAAATTCTGGTCTAATCAATTTTAAATCTCAATATAGACTTGGTTTTAATACAACAGATTTTGAAACTGGTCTTGAAATTGTTAAAAATTTAAGAAAAAAGGATGAAAAACAATTTTTATTAAGATTTAGATAATATGAAATCTAAAAATATTCTAATAAAAATATTAGGAAGCGGTACTTCAACAGGAGTTCCACTAGTAGGTTGTAATTGTAATGTTTGTAAATCAAATAATTTTAAAGATAAAAGGCTAAGAACCTCAATTTTAGTAAATATTGATAATTTAAAGCTACTTATTGATACTTCAAATGATTTAAGGGAACAGTGTTTAAAAAATGAGATTTTAGATATTGATGCAGTTATTTATACTCACCATCATTTCGATCATATAGCTGGATTTGATGATTTAAGAGCTTTTAATTTTGCAAAAAATAAATCAGTACCTATTTATTTAATGCAAGAAACATTAGATAATTTAAAAGATGTATTTAAATATGCTTTTTCAAATGAGCCGAACTTGAGTAGCTCACCAAAAGTAAATTGTACAATAATTGATATAGAAGAGTTTAGTATTAAGGATATTACAATAACGCCAATTCC
Above is a window of Chlorobiota bacterium DNA encoding:
- the mnmE gene encoding tRNA uridine-5-carboxymethylaminomethyl(34) synthesis GTPase MnmE yields the protein MSNKYNLIKNVDTIIALATPKGIGGVSIVRLSGKDSYLITDKFIKLRNKKSIAVITSRKLYNCFVLVNNEQIDNCLVVRFQAPYSFTGENVVELHLHGNPFLVDLIIQIAVDYGARLAKPGEFTKQSFLNGKIDLTQVEALAFLIQSESQQALIISQKQYNGELNTKLISFREQIIQILSYIELELDFVEDGYSFSNSDVLDKLLSDLKLFCTSLLLSYNSSNWISQGPRILLMGRPNAGKSSLFNSFLGYSRSLVSTQAGTTRDYIEEKIIYSGLSMRFIDTAGIRQTTDHIESEGVRLAQELISMSDHVIYLIDSSDKLNLKSEILNFTTLTIQYPVIKFKIVFTKSDLLLENQKQNIVFDCIYCSIYKTESIIGLLNYLFNNYSINNTEQIALLNQRQFLIIKGIENHLVGLSVDLKNSELLSADLRYILMLISELTGETSNEDILNNIFSSFCIGK
- the mnmG gene encoding tRNA uridine-5-carboxymethylaminomethyl(34) synthesis enzyme MnmG; translation: MIKNKYDVIVIGGGHAGIEASSVSARLGCETALITMKFDTIGRLSCNPAIGGMAKGQLVCEIDALGGEMAKLADKSGIQFKMLGTSKGPAMWSPRSQNDKDLYPFYAQKRLTEIDKLDILEGIVDDVCVENGKIIGVVFSDLKGIKIKLRTSGVILCSGTFLCGVMHTGESQIMGGRVGENSANNISGSLKNIGFELGRLKTGTPPRIDKKSIDFANCRVDSGDSNPIPFSKTTISVENKISCYVTNTNSETHEILKTGFDRSPMFSGRIKGTGPRYCPSIEDKIFRFADKDSHHIFLEPEGLNTDSIYVNGFSTSLPQDIQIKALKSISGLEKCEVLRWGYAVEYDYIPPYQLHRTLESKYVSGLYFAGQVNGTSGYEEAAAQGLMAGINCVSKIKGNKGIILDRSQGYIGVLMDDLSVLSTDEPYRMFTSRAEYRLILRRDNADIRLSEIGYELGLIDLKRISKVREKIQNIQTAESILKSFNWTIINESERIKGWNYLKRPEVTTDYFLNSNDSPELLKSLLINEEVAEQININAKYEGYILKHNAEIEKFKTMESTFLPNYLDYSKIKSLSSEGREKLTKINPVTFGQASRISGVSRSDLSILMLYTK
- a CDS encoding SDR family oxidoreductase, with the protein product MKVLIIGSEGLLGQKVVEILKRETNWTIVEVNSKGIFDNGVLEEFDTLSRKDWKLKISNFKEKPTIFINCAAKTNVDVCEDEKNITWKNNVDIVEIIVEICRKLDAKLIQISSDYIFNGKNGPYLEESQPNPINYYGKSKLAAENICIKSGIDFAIIRTMWLYGFSKSGKKDFVCWVLESSKLNKQLKIVDDEFGTPTFIDDIAIGIMKIIEYNYNGIVNITGNKVFSRYELALLIIKKFELSTNLIPIKEQELGRKAKRPLNSGLINFKSQYRLGFNTTDFETGLEIVKNLRKKDEKQFLLRFR
- a CDS encoding MBL fold metallo-hydrolase encodes the protein MKSKNILIKILGSGTSTGVPLVGCNCNVCKSNNFKDKRLRTSILVNIDNLKLLIDTSNDLREQCLKNEILDIDAVIYTHHHFDHIAGFDDLRAFNFAKNKSVPIYLMQETLDNLKDVFKYAFSNEPNLSSSPKVNCTIIDIEEFSIKDITITPIPLLHGNMRVNGYRIQNFAYCTDCNVISEDSIQKLQNLDILILDGLRYSKHPTHFSINESIEIAKKLNANKTFLTHISHDVSHQITENELPENIYLAYDGLELKL